The DNA window TTGTCGATACACATACTCTGATAAACGGTAAATATCAATCTCGTTTTTTAATCCTTCTTTATACGTGTCTTCAATCTCTTTCTTCACTTGTTTGATAACACCTTTCCGTATTTCTTCGGGTGTTATTTTTCCCTGAAACTCGCTAACTAAAACATTCACTCTTATATCGATATCAAAATTGACATTATCTCTCGTAACTATCGGTTTTACTTTAACATCAAGATCATCTAAAATTACAGTCATATAACTTTCTTCATGAGGATCTATTTTGAACGTTAATTCCGATCTAACTGTTTCCTCCGTCATCCATTGCAATCCTCTTATTTTATCTCCTTGAATAAAACCCTTAAAATCGGTCGGGGAAATCACACCTACCCCTAATATAGAAGCAGCCTTATCTAATTCTTTTTCCGTCTCCCAATTTTCTTTAATAGTAATTAACGGGATTTTCACTTCGTAATTTGGCTCGTTTAACATAATAATTAGCTCTCGTAAATCAATAGGCTCTACTAATGAATCTTGCTTGTAAGAGTTTTCAGGATCTGAAATCTTAGACAGCGTCATCGCTTTGTTGAATATCGGTGTAAGGAGCAATACATCTTTTATTGGATCTGTCGTTGTATAGACCCATGTTTGATATCTCGTTTCTCTATATCGGATAAACCCATTAATTACCGGATTTGCATTCCCATTCTTTAATACTTCTTCCGAAAAAATAAGATAACTAAAATGCCCCCAAAAAAGCTTTAAATCCATCGATCGATACAAGCTAAAAATTGCATCATCAATAGTTTTTCCTGAGCCATGACCCACCTCTATCTGATTTAATTCAAGATTTGGTTGTTCTGACTTAGCTATATTTGCAAAATTAACAATTTGAGCATATACCTCATATTTATTATCTTTATAATCCACACCTACTCCATAAATATAGAGCATTCTTTCAGGTTCCGTCACATCCCAACAGCCTGATATAAATGTCATTAATATAAAGAGGATAATCATTTTTATCCTTTTCATTTCTCAGCCTCTTTTGTCCGAGTCTTATCTTGTGGATCTAAAACATTCGGACGCTTCTTATACTTCTCCGGAGACAATCTGAATAACGATTTTTTAATAGTTGTCCAACTTAAATCAGTGGCAATATTCATATAAGGAACCCCAAATATTCGGATATTCGCTAAATATAGCAACAGGAAATACAGCGCCATAAAAAATCCGAATAACCCTAAAATTGCAGTGATTAAAATAAATATAATACGCGTAATACTTACAGCTGACACAAGAGATTGGTTAACTAGTGTAAATGTCGATATGGTAGAAATCGCAATTATAACAATCATTGCAGGACTAGTTAAACCTGCTCGTATTGCAGCATCTCCGATAATGAGTCCTCCTACAACACTTATCGTCCCACCAATTACGCTCGGAAGACGTAAGCCTGCTTCACGAAAAAGTTCAAACATTAGGAGCATTAAGAGCATTTCAATCGCGGATGGAAGAGGTAAACCTGTATTTGATTGAACTACAGTAGTAAGTAATTGAAAAGGC is part of the Psychrobacillus sp. FSL H8-0483 genome and encodes:
- a CDS encoding Ger(x)C family spore germination protein, encoding MKRIKMIILFILMTFISGCWDVTEPERMLYIYGVGVDYKDNKYEVYAQIVNFANIAKSEQPNLELNQIEVGHGSGKTIDDAIFSLYRSMDLKLFWGHFSYLIFSEEVLKNGNANPVINGFIRYRETRYQTWVYTTTDPIKDVLLLTPIFNKAMTLSKISDPENSYKQDSLVEPIDLRELIIMLNEPNYEVKIPLITIKENWETEKELDKAASILGVGVISPTDFKGFIQGDKIRGLQWMTEETVRSELTFKIDPHEESYMTVILDDLDVKVKPIVTRDNVNFDIDIRVNVLVSEFQGKITPEEIRKGVIKQVKKEIEDTYKEGLKNEIDIYRLSEYVYRQKVETWKEQQTDGKVRLSEDSINDLNVVVGKIYSGRKSFEETIE